In a single window of the Pieris rapae chromosome 9, ilPieRapa1.1, whole genome shotgun sequence genome:
- the LOC111004014 gene encoding uncharacterized protein LOC111004014 isoform X3, with the protein MMITIHGLPSNVKYHDLKAVIKQECNVTDYILDNLLPEGNGLKKVRMGLANDSDGNQVMKYLNGYNFSGYILHVTAVGKSASFQSEQQNALPDYSRVDPWNNQSQWSSAQQEQQSQQNYQQINSYAASNIVNQPPRTQYDQRISILDRIGPQSEGFSATQKTSPLHTMSQVSSHTSRGFLRSVELIDTSHNVPQRQDNFVGTNNRPTTINKDNFRGRQYNSQPEQNLGHYQQQSWGEQVPKQDLLTKNPRIAYDTSSQDKRAPMKDAIKDMPFKEKHQFQGRASDMAQERIDSTRRNIHSSDIHVHPRRFSPSERRVSPNGRPSSPSYRPGPESQYRVFQESQSYRASSPSNRQVVQDGRRLSPGRRMSPTAQRISPFSRSLPMQARPVSPSRRRLSPGRKMSPTGRGRARHASPMRKEAMDARNMSGRREDIRRTSPKRPAQERYSPSRNLDDTRLAKQVRPAYDTALDSKQATYSGGFRQNENVRYATKGREERAEPWSNRVGEHNKSHAEDRRDMGRMAKFELPRSIEHSRVMEDEVKRSSSRNRESRSPRRDRSPIRDRFKRHSPSPRSPRRSWALEKRRSPEDAEVPPPPIWPGQDHTIKDVREKRKPYAVQTQDSRGPTWDMNKYEPTLDECSQIRTTADDRRVFGRGLIQVRKDLEKWKPIGNDSPKLSPPRYKPEENERALRRKDLEIRHQDHRMQDSERKIRPERKEFEEPRRNDDRHYKTAFTDASELSKMKEELTRRIEKKSEILKKQEELQKEIEDVYKRAADFTKKTEYRKGDRRHDEYKEPRSRDDLDPKEFDLPTLTRLKEERRERYYERQDTRPDSRDKISRHEDSRADEASQKRNKACEAITDKILEKFGGMLPKDILLRVQKEMKLAVRKILLRMFGDEDVSFIEMIIKFNSKHSTKDEEDIYDKVLSSFPYQFKNIKRPAKDEPSEIPAKIPKMSPISNVEKDIEATPIYQQPIFRRKETLPHRYVTSKKLVKRPDTKIQSVEKRKVIEKKATVEKDDDEDDTAKIESQEEIEAMFPTQVVQGTKELDQLTSKLLEYELRHIMIKVWQVFPDDPVTDDVKFVTEKFRNEAGDDLRNVIGLNVTKRLLNVHNKLIVKVRFSCRPEKENLLAFLKKYRVTGFKRIKSATNTFAAQLKNIDDFDKICSTKEIRCGKSKITITPCYNFMKRPPHLKTKFVDDTDDEKANESHEIQQKPKEAEIKLNMEVKKAPEDKINVETTPLQNKETKGVHKLEPMKKSTNENTVIDRSSTKTDVTTKSAINTPAYVESVAKSAEKVLASGTAVTRPAATKNVTAIKEPVTKDQLSMVSKKQNVESAKKIPTNTTENVGRSIQKSPKDTKMESKEIVKNIGAAKSQAKIVGAVKKTKVKSPVTMKKINKKNIINKYNDYDEMNDEDIVALLADAVVLDEYASDDE; encoded by the exons ATGATGATAACAATCCATGGTTTACCATCAAAC GTCAAGTATCATGACCTTAAAGCAGTAATTAAACAAGAATGCAATGTCACGGACTACATTTTGGATAATCTTCTACCTGAAGGAAATGGATTAAAGAAAGTTCGCATGGGTTTAGCAAATGATAGTGACGGAAACCAAGTcatgaaatatttgaatggTTACAATTTCTCAGGGTATATTTTGCATGTCACGGCTGTCGGTAAATCAGCG aGCTTTCAAAGCGAGCAGCAAAATGCATTGCCTGACTACTCAAGAGTGGATCCCTGGAACAACCAATCGCAGTGGAGTAGTGCTCAGCAAGAACAGCAGAGTCAAcaaaattaccagcaaattaATAGCTATGCTGCCTCg AATATTGTTAATCAACCTCCAAGGACTCAATATGATCAAAGAATATCAATCCTTGATAGAATTGGTCCACAGTCTGAAGGTTTTTCAGCTACTCAAAAAACTTCTCCTCTACACACAATG TCCCAAGTCTCAAGTCACACCTCTCGGGGTTTCCTTCGTAGTGTAGAATTAATTGATACCTCACATAATGTACCACAGAGACAAGACAACTTTGTTGGAACCAACAACAGGCCT ACCacaattaacaaagataaCTTCCGTGGTAGACAATACAATTCTCAACCTGAACAAAATCTGGGACATTACCAACAGCAATCGTGGGGTGAACAG gtTCCCAAACAGGatctattaacaaaaaatccgAGGATCGCTTACGATACATCTTCACAAGACAAACGGGCACCAATGAAAGACGCTATAAAGGATATGCCTTTCAAAGAAAAGCACCAATTCCAAGGAAGAGCATCAGACATGGCACAGGAACGCATAGATTCCACAAGAAGAAACATTCATTCGTCTGACATACACGTCCATCCGAGACGCTTTTCACCGTCCGAAAGACGCGTATCACCAAATGGGAGACCCAGTTCTCCTTCGTACAGACCAGGCCCTGAATCGCAGTACAGAGTATTCCAAGAGTCGCAATCCTACAGAGCCTCTTCACCATCGAACCGGCAAGTGGTGCAAGATGGTAGACGTTTGTCTCCCGGAAGGCGGATGTCACCAACTGCTCAGCGGATTTCGCCTTTTAGTAGATCGTTGCCTATGCAAGCAAGACCGGTTTCTCCCTCGCGGAGGAGATTGTCGCCTGGAAGGAAGATGTCACCGACGGGAAGAGGACGAGCAAGACATGCTTCACCGATGCGAAAGGAGGCAATGG ATGCAAGAAACATGTCGGGCAGACGCGAAGATATAAGACGTACGTCACCAAAAAGACCCGCACAAGAAAG GTACTCGCCTTCAAGAAATTTGGATGATACAAGACTCGCAAAACAAGTGAGGCCGGCGTATGACACGGCTTTG GATTCCAAACAAGCCACGTACTCTGGTGGTTTTCgtcaaaatgaaaatgtacgtTACGCGACTAAAGGTCGAGAAGAAAGAGCAGAACCTTGGTCAAACAGAGTCGGTGAACATAACAAAAGTCATGCTGAGGATAGAAGAGATATGGGAAGAATGGCGAAATTTGAGCTTCCAAGATCAATCGAACATTCTAGAGTTATGGAAGATGAGGTGAAACGGTCTTCTTCTAGAAACCGTGAATCAAGATCTCCTCGACGTGACCGTTCTCCAATTCGTGATCGCTTCAAGAGGCATTCGCCTTCACCGAGGTCTCCAAGACGTTCATGGGCGCTAGAAAAGAGGCGTAGCCCCGAAGATGCTGAAGTACCGCCTCCACCGATTTGGCCAGGTCAAGATCACACTATAAAAGATGTTCGCGAAAAAAGGAAACCCTATGCTGTTCAGACACAGGATAGTCGTGGTCCAACTTGGGATATGAATAAATACGAACCAACTCTTGATGAATGTAGTCAAATCCGTACAACGGCTGATGATAGAAGAGTTTTTGGACGTGGATTGATACAAGTGCGCAAGGACTTAGAAAAATGGAAGCCAATAGGAAATGACAGTCCGAAACTTAGTCCACCTCGTTATAAACCAGAAGAAAATGAGAGGGCACTGCGTAGAAAAGACCTTGAAATCCGCCATCAAGATCACCGGATGCAAGACAGTGAACGAAAGATACGACCAGAGAGGAAAGAGTTTGAAGAGCCTCGACGGAACGACGATAGACACTATAAGACAGCCTTTACTGATGCATCAGAGCTATCAAAAATGAAAGAAGAATTGACACGCCGTATCGAAAAAAAGTCGGAGATACTAAAGAAACAAGAAGAACTGCAAAAGGAAATTGAAGATGTTTACAAACGCGCTGCAGACTTTACCAAAAAAACTGAATACAGAAAGGGTGATCGAAGACACGATGAGTATAAAGAACCGCGTAGTCGTGATGACCTCGACCCCAAAGAATTTGACCTTCCCACCTTAACACGTTTGAAAGAAGAACGTCGGGAGAGATATTACGAGCGGCAGGACACGCGTCCAGACAGCAGAGATAAAATATCAAGACATGAGGATTCTAGAGCAGATGAAGCCAGTCAAAAGAGAAATAAAGCTTGCGAAGCCAtcacagataaaatattagaaaagtttGGTGGTATGCTCcccaaagatattttattgcgCGTACAGAAAGAAATGAAACTAGCTGTTAGAAAAATTTTACTCAGAATGTTTGGCGATGAAGATGTCTCTTTCATAGAAAtgataattaagtttaactcTAAACACTCTACAAAGGATGAAGAAGATATATACGATAAAGTCTTGTCAAGTTTTCCGTATCAGTTCAAGAATATAAAACGACCAGCAAAAG atGAACCTTCTGAAATCCCAGCAAAGATACCAAAAATGTCTCCGATTTCTAATGTAGAGAAAg ATATTGAAGCTACTCCAATTTATCAAC AACCCATATTTAGACGTAAAGAAACTCTGCCACATAGATACGTTACTTCTAAGAAACTTGTGAAAAGACCAG ATACGAAGATTCAGAGCGTTGAAAAACGAAAAGTTATTGAGAAGAAAGCAACGGTGGAGAAGGATGACGACGAAGATGA CACAGCTAAGATAGAGAGTCAAGAGGAGATAGAAGCGATGTTCCCAACACAAGTGGTCCAAGGGACGAAGGAATTGGACCAGCTCACGTCTAAGCTGTTAGAGTATGAGCTCCGACATATCATGATCAAG gTATGGCAAGTGTTTCCGGATGATCCCGTTACGGATGATGTGAAGTTTGTCACAGAAAAGTTCAGAAATGAAGCTGGAGATGATCTTAGGAAT GTGATCGGGCTTAACGTCACAAAGAGACTGCTAAATGTTCACAACAAACTGATTGTAAAG GTGCGTTTTTCGTGTCGTCCGGAGAAGGAGAACCTTCTTGCCTTTCTCAAAAAGTATAGAGTGACGGGATTCAAACGCATCAAATCAGCCACCAATACATTCGCGGCCCAACTGAAGAATATTGATGACTTTGACAAAATATGCTCAACGAAGGAGATAAGATGTG GGAAgtcaaaaattacaattacacCGTGCTACAACTTCATGAAGCGGCCGCCTCatcttaaaactaaatttgtcgACGACACTGACGACGAAAAGGCCAATGAATCTCATGAAATACAACAAAAGCCAAAGGAAGcggaaataaaactaaacatgGAAGTAAAAAAAGCGCCAgaagataaaattaatgtagaaACCACACCtttacaaaacaaagaaactaAAGGTGTACACAAATTGGAACCAATGAAAAAATCTACGAATGAAAATACTGTTATTGACAGATCCAGTACTAAAACGGATGTCACAACGAAATCTGCTATAAATACACCTGCATACGTCGAGAGTGTTGCTAAAAGTGCAGAAAAAGTATTAGCCAGTGGAACTGCAGTCACCAGACCTGCTGCCACTAAAAATGTTACCGCAATCAAAGAACCAGTTACAAAGGATCAATTGTCTATGGtttctaaaaaacaaaatgtagaatctgcaaaaaaaataccaacaaaTACTACTGAAAATGTTGGGAGAtcaatacaaaaaagtccTAAAGACACCAAGATGGAATCCAAGGAGATTGTCAAAAATATTGGAGCAGCTAAATCTCAGGCAAAGATTGTAGGTGcagttaaaaaaactaaagttaaaTCTCCGGttacaatgaaaaaaataaacaagaaaaatattattaataagtacaaCGATTATGATGAAATGAACGACGAAGATATAGTCGCTTTGCTGGCGGATGCCGTCGTCCTAGATGAATATGCCTCGGATGATGAgtaa
- the LOC111004014 gene encoding uncharacterized protein LOC111004014 isoform X1, with translation MMITIHGLPSNVKYHDLKAVIKQECNVTDYILDNLLPEGNGLKKVRMGLANDSDGNQVMKYLNGYNFSGYILHVTAVGKSASFQSEQQNALPDYSRVDPWNNQSQWSSAQQEQQSQQNYQQINSYAASNIVNQPPRTQYDQRISILDRIGPQSEGFSATQKTSPLHTMSQVSSHTSRGFLRSVELIDTSHNVPQRQDNFVGTNNRPTTINKDNFRGRQYNSQPEQNLGHYQQQSWGEQVPKQDLLTKNPRIAYDTSSQDKRAPMKDAIKDMPFKEKHQFQGRASDMAQERIDSTRRNIHSSDIHVHPRRFSPSERRVSPNGRPSSPSYRPGPESQYRVFQESQSYRASSPSNRQVVQDGRRLSPGRRMSPTAQRISPFSRSLPMQARPVSPSRRRLSPGRKMSPTGRGRARHASPMRKEAMDARNMSGRREDIRRTSPKRPAQERYSPSRNLDDTRLAKQVRPAYDTALDSKQATYSGGFRQNENVRYATKGREERAEPWSNRVGEHNKSHAEDRRDMGRMAKFELPRSIEHSRVMEDEVKRSSSRNRESRSPRRDRSPIRDRFKRHSPSPRSPRRSWALEKRRSPEDAEVPPPPIWPGQDHTIKDVREKRKPYAVQTQDSRGPTWDMNKYEPTLDECSQIRTTADDRRVFGRGLIQVRKDLEKWKPIGNDSPKLSPPRYKPEENERALRRKDLEIRHQDHRMQDSERKIRPERKEFEEPRRNDDRHYKTAFTDASELSKMKEELTRRIEKKSEILKKQEELQKEIEDVYKRAADFTKKTEYRKGDRRHDEYKEPRSRDDLDPKEFDLPTLTRLKEERRERYYERQDTRPDSRDKISRHEDSRADEASQKRNKACEAITDKILEKFGGMLPKDILLRVQKEMKLAVRKILLRMFGDEDVSFIEMIIKFNSKHSTKDEEDIYDKVLSSFPYQFKNIKRPAKDEPSEIPAKIPKMSPISNVEKDIEATPIYQPPNWHYNYGIQHSIGQIPTAAYIAPQYMFPYPTFFPGYAEVPQSVKSNGDWEMEIKSESEGYSLFLCKDDFQPINGDEADLLKKYIIDQIGQVSQNGHGWSPDCTLKGLQSPFRYEVLTRDTASRDWLLSVDFSKLAGFKVLVYTKEELWYERAAIWLPGHSRCRIEPLEKLKLQNKCLKTINIGTWKVVKKVVTARGTRIYVDMPPSSARALENHKMMLSYELQKVNVFLKAVAVDKDAFDAGLKEQSFNSDAIPQSPMPSLANNPNTVKFCETGDKPVSLANARKIRDSIVYHLFKYLQSGGSSRTDFVKHGLTVAGYFGVVPENEESKLWLTSFAFYHVNNQPISVVGAGDYHSRFIKMFILLPGEQLCNSALVLERLRVSNQGVKGINFNKWKYRKMEYQKAARQSTYEFDMDLDSIERIEHLQFQLDYVVNGVEKVVHVKSIYPESKLREIIQKYKDENSDKYDVANMELSSGSESGSDEVVCLD, from the exons ATGATGATAACAATCCATGGTTTACCATCAAAC GTCAAGTATCATGACCTTAAAGCAGTAATTAAACAAGAATGCAATGTCACGGACTACATTTTGGATAATCTTCTACCTGAAGGAAATGGATTAAAGAAAGTTCGCATGGGTTTAGCAAATGATAGTGACGGAAACCAAGTcatgaaatatttgaatggTTACAATTTCTCAGGGTATATTTTGCATGTCACGGCTGTCGGTAAATCAGCG aGCTTTCAAAGCGAGCAGCAAAATGCATTGCCTGACTACTCAAGAGTGGATCCCTGGAACAACCAATCGCAGTGGAGTAGTGCTCAGCAAGAACAGCAGAGTCAAcaaaattaccagcaaattaATAGCTATGCTGCCTCg AATATTGTTAATCAACCTCCAAGGACTCAATATGATCAAAGAATATCAATCCTTGATAGAATTGGTCCACAGTCTGAAGGTTTTTCAGCTACTCAAAAAACTTCTCCTCTACACACAATG TCCCAAGTCTCAAGTCACACCTCTCGGGGTTTCCTTCGTAGTGTAGAATTAATTGATACCTCACATAATGTACCACAGAGACAAGACAACTTTGTTGGAACCAACAACAGGCCT ACCacaattaacaaagataaCTTCCGTGGTAGACAATACAATTCTCAACCTGAACAAAATCTGGGACATTACCAACAGCAATCGTGGGGTGAACAG gtTCCCAAACAGGatctattaacaaaaaatccgAGGATCGCTTACGATACATCTTCACAAGACAAACGGGCACCAATGAAAGACGCTATAAAGGATATGCCTTTCAAAGAAAAGCACCAATTCCAAGGAAGAGCATCAGACATGGCACAGGAACGCATAGATTCCACAAGAAGAAACATTCATTCGTCTGACATACACGTCCATCCGAGACGCTTTTCACCGTCCGAAAGACGCGTATCACCAAATGGGAGACCCAGTTCTCCTTCGTACAGACCAGGCCCTGAATCGCAGTACAGAGTATTCCAAGAGTCGCAATCCTACAGAGCCTCTTCACCATCGAACCGGCAAGTGGTGCAAGATGGTAGACGTTTGTCTCCCGGAAGGCGGATGTCACCAACTGCTCAGCGGATTTCGCCTTTTAGTAGATCGTTGCCTATGCAAGCAAGACCGGTTTCTCCCTCGCGGAGGAGATTGTCGCCTGGAAGGAAGATGTCACCGACGGGAAGAGGACGAGCAAGACATGCTTCACCGATGCGAAAGGAGGCAATGG ATGCAAGAAACATGTCGGGCAGACGCGAAGATATAAGACGTACGTCACCAAAAAGACCCGCACAAGAAAG GTACTCGCCTTCAAGAAATTTGGATGATACAAGACTCGCAAAACAAGTGAGGCCGGCGTATGACACGGCTTTG GATTCCAAACAAGCCACGTACTCTGGTGGTTTTCgtcaaaatgaaaatgtacgtTACGCGACTAAAGGTCGAGAAGAAAGAGCAGAACCTTGGTCAAACAGAGTCGGTGAACATAACAAAAGTCATGCTGAGGATAGAAGAGATATGGGAAGAATGGCGAAATTTGAGCTTCCAAGATCAATCGAACATTCTAGAGTTATGGAAGATGAGGTGAAACGGTCTTCTTCTAGAAACCGTGAATCAAGATCTCCTCGACGTGACCGTTCTCCAATTCGTGATCGCTTCAAGAGGCATTCGCCTTCACCGAGGTCTCCAAGACGTTCATGGGCGCTAGAAAAGAGGCGTAGCCCCGAAGATGCTGAAGTACCGCCTCCACCGATTTGGCCAGGTCAAGATCACACTATAAAAGATGTTCGCGAAAAAAGGAAACCCTATGCTGTTCAGACACAGGATAGTCGTGGTCCAACTTGGGATATGAATAAATACGAACCAACTCTTGATGAATGTAGTCAAATCCGTACAACGGCTGATGATAGAAGAGTTTTTGGACGTGGATTGATACAAGTGCGCAAGGACTTAGAAAAATGGAAGCCAATAGGAAATGACAGTCCGAAACTTAGTCCACCTCGTTATAAACCAGAAGAAAATGAGAGGGCACTGCGTAGAAAAGACCTTGAAATCCGCCATCAAGATCACCGGATGCAAGACAGTGAACGAAAGATACGACCAGAGAGGAAAGAGTTTGAAGAGCCTCGACGGAACGACGATAGACACTATAAGACAGCCTTTACTGATGCATCAGAGCTATCAAAAATGAAAGAAGAATTGACACGCCGTATCGAAAAAAAGTCGGAGATACTAAAGAAACAAGAAGAACTGCAAAAGGAAATTGAAGATGTTTACAAACGCGCTGCAGACTTTACCAAAAAAACTGAATACAGAAAGGGTGATCGAAGACACGATGAGTATAAAGAACCGCGTAGTCGTGATGACCTCGACCCCAAAGAATTTGACCTTCCCACCTTAACACGTTTGAAAGAAGAACGTCGGGAGAGATATTACGAGCGGCAGGACACGCGTCCAGACAGCAGAGATAAAATATCAAGACATGAGGATTCTAGAGCAGATGAAGCCAGTCAAAAGAGAAATAAAGCTTGCGAAGCCAtcacagataaaatattagaaaagtttGGTGGTATGCTCcccaaagatattttattgcgCGTACAGAAAGAAATGAAACTAGCTGTTAGAAAAATTTTACTCAGAATGTTTGGCGATGAAGATGTCTCTTTCATAGAAAtgataattaagtttaactcTAAACACTCTACAAAGGATGAAGAAGATATATACGATAAAGTCTTGTCAAGTTTTCCGTATCAGTTCAAGAATATAAAACGACCAGCAAAAG atGAACCTTCTGAAATCCCAGCAAAGATACCAAAAATGTCTCCGATTTCTAATGTAGAGAAAg ATATTGAAGCTACTCCAATTTATCAAC CTCCAAATTGGCATTACAACTACGGCATTCAACACTCAATAGGCCAAATACCTACAGCTGCCTATATAGCCCCTCAATATATGTTTCCCTATCCAACATTCTTCCCAGGTTATGCCGAAGTGCCCCAAAGTGTTAAGTCGAATGGAGATTGGGAAATGGAGATTAAGTCAGAAAGCGAAGGATATTCGTTGTTTTTGTGTAAAGATGATTTCCAACCAATTAACGGTGATGAAGCGGATCTTTTGAAAAAGTACATTATCGATCAAATTGGTCAGGTATCACAAAACGGCCACGGTTGGTCGCCTGACTGTACCTTGAAAGGGTTGCAGAGTCCTTTTCGCTATGAAGTTCTTACACGCGATACTGCATCCAGGGATTGGCTCTTAAGCGTAGACTTTAGTAAATTGGCTGGCTTTAAGGTTCTCGTTTATACTAAAGAAGAATTGTGGTATGAGCGTGCTGCCATTTGGCTGCCGGGTCATTCGAGATGTCGTATAGAGCCGCTGGAAAAACTTAAACTGCAGAACAAGTGTCTCAAAACTATAAACATAGGTACGTGGAAGGTCGTGAAGAAGGTAGTGACTGCGAGAGGTACTCGGATCTACGTCGACATGCCCCCGTCCTCCGCACGGGCTTTGGAGAATCACAAGATGATGCTGAGCTATGAGCTACAAAAAGTGAACGTGTTTCTCAAAGCCGTGGCTGTAGACAAAGATGCTTTCGACGCAGGATTAAAAGAACAATCTTTTAACTCTGATGCTATTCCGCAAAGTCCAATGCCATCTCTTGCCAATAATCCAAATACAGTCAAATTCTGCGAGACAGGAGATAAGCCGGTGTCTCTCGCAAATGCTCGCAAAATTAGAGACTCTATTGTTTACCATCTCTTCAAATATCTCCAAAGTGGAGGATCCAGTCGAACAGATTTCGTCAAGCACGGGCTTACCGTCGCCGGTTATTTTGGCGTCGTACCTGAAAATGAAGAGTCTAAACTATGGCTCACTTCCTTTGCGTTTTACCATGTCAATAATCAACCCATTAGCGTGGTCGGTGCTGGCGATTATCATTctcgttttattaaaatgtttattttattacctgGAGAACAGTTGTGCAATTCAGCTTTAGTGTTAGAAAGGTTACGAGTCAGCAATCAGGGCGTGaaaggtattaattttaataaatggaaATACCGGAAGATGGAATATCAGAAGGCTGCCCGTCAGTCGACTTATGAGTTTGACATGGATTTAGACTCTATTGAAAGGATAGAGCATTTGCAGTTCCAGCTGGATTATGTTGTTAATGGGGTTGAAAAGGTAGTTCATGTAAAGTCTATATATCCAGAATCAAAGTTGAGGGAGATTATCCAGAAATACAAGGACGAGAATAGTGATAAGTATGACGTAGCTAACATGGAATTGTCTTCGGGTTCGGAATCGGGGAGTGATGAGGTTGTGTGCTTAGACTAg